The Nicotiana tabacum cultivar K326 chromosome 14, ASM71507v2, whole genome shotgun sequence genome contains a region encoding:
- the LOC107769453 gene encoding GATA transcription factor 1-like isoform X2, producing the protein MHLLCVTCLKPIGSTNSNTYWECVEEELEWLSNKDAFPAVEFGILADNPSIVFDHHSPVSVLENSSSTCNSSGNGSANANAYMSCCASLKVPVNYPVRARSKRRRRRRRGSFADLPSEHCMLVNKPSFKIVKQREPLLSLPMNSAKSACIGRRCQHCGADKTPQWRAGPLGPKTLCNACGVRYKSGRLLPEYRPANSPTFSPTVHSNSHRKVLEMRKQKIGVGGMMIHEACGYSVG; encoded by the exons ATGCATTTGCTGTGTGTTACGTGTTTAAAACCTATTGGCTCGACTAATTCGAATACGTATTGG GAATGTGTTGAGGAAGAATTGGAATGGCTGTCAAACAAAGATGCATTTCCAGCAGTGGAGTTTGGCATACTTGCCGATAACCCAAGTATTGTATTTGATCACCATAGCCCGGTTTCAGTGCTGGAGAATAGTAGCAGCACCTGCAACAGCAGTGGCAATGGCAGCGCTAATGCAAACGCGTATATGAGCTGCTGTGCCAGCTTAAAAGTCCCAGTTAATTACCCCGTTCGTGCACGGAGCAAGAGAAGGCGTAGACGACGAAGAGGCAGCTTTGCTGACTTGCCAAGCGAGCATTGTATGTTGGTGAACAAACCGAGTTTCAAGATCGTTAAGCAACGTGAACCATTGCTTTCGTTACCGATGAATTCAGCTAAAAGTGCTTGTATCGGGAGGAGGTGCCAACACTGTGGAGCTGATAAGACCCCACAATGGCGGGCAGGTCCCCTGGGGCCGAAAACACTGTGTAATGCTTGTGGGGTCCGCTATAAGTCAGGCAGGTTGTTGCCAGAGTATCGCCCGGCAAACAGCCCTACTTTCTCGCCGACTGTGCATTCCAATTCTCACCGGAAGGTTTTGGAGATGAGAAAGCAGAAGATAGGAGTGGGAGGAATGATGATTCATGAAGCTTGTGGATATAGTGTAGGATAG
- the LOC107769453 gene encoding GATA transcription factor 1-like isoform X1 — protein sequence MKMEALDPSAAACFMVDVDDDLLNFSLEDETVLQDDDEKTTNSITKYKHPFSSSSSSFSSNPVLSLLPSQQHPECVEEELEWLSNKDAFPAVEFGILADNPSIVFDHHSPVSVLENSSSTCNSSGNGSANANAYMSCCASLKVPVNYPVRARSKRRRRRRRGSFADLPSEHCMLVNKPSFKIVKQREPLLSLPMNSAKSACIGRRCQHCGADKTPQWRAGPLGPKTLCNACGVRYKSGRLLPEYRPANSPTFSPTVHSNSHRKVLEMRKQKIGVGGMMIHEACGYSVG from the exons ATGAAAATGGAGGCTTTGGACCCAAGTGCTGCTGCATGTTTTATGGTGGATGTAGATGATGACCTTCTCAACTTCTCTTTGGAAGATGAAACAGTTTTACAAGATGATGATGAAAAAACAACAAATTCCATTACCAAATACAAACaccctttctcttcttcttcttcttctttttcctcaaaCCCTGTTCTTAGCCTTCTTCCCTCCCAACAACACCCT GAATGTGTTGAGGAAGAATTGGAATGGCTGTCAAACAAAGATGCATTTCCAGCAGTGGAGTTTGGCATACTTGCCGATAACCCAAGTATTGTATTTGATCACCATAGCCCGGTTTCAGTGCTGGAGAATAGTAGCAGCACCTGCAACAGCAGTGGCAATGGCAGCGCTAATGCAAACGCGTATATGAGCTGCTGTGCCAGCTTAAAAGTCCCAGTTAATTACCCCGTTCGTGCACGGAGCAAGAGAAGGCGTAGACGACGAAGAGGCAGCTTTGCTGACTTGCCAAGCGAGCATTGTATGTTGGTGAACAAACCGAGTTTCAAGATCGTTAAGCAACGTGAACCATTGCTTTCGTTACCGATGAATTCAGCTAAAAGTGCTTGTATCGGGAGGAGGTGCCAACACTGTGGAGCTGATAAGACCCCACAATGGCGGGCAGGTCCCCTGGGGCCGAAAACACTGTGTAATGCTTGTGGGGTCCGCTATAAGTCAGGCAGGTTGTTGCCAGAGTATCGCCCGGCAAACAGCCCTACTTTCTCGCCGACTGTGCATTCCAATTCTCACCGGAAGGTTTTGGAGATGAGAAAGCAGAAGATAGGAGTGGGAGGAATGATGATTCATGAAGCTTGTGGATATAGTGTAGGATAG